The DNA region attaactcttttaaaaagccaaatggcattttgtaattggtcaataataaaattccgtaatttaaaaaaaatctggaatttttttttaaaatctggattttttttttaaatcacggaattttattattgaccaattacggaatttttaaaaaaatctggaatttttttttgaccaattacggaatttttaaattacggaatttttaaaaaaatctggaatttttttttaaatctggaatttttttttgaccaattacggaatttttaaattacggaatttttaaaaaaatctggaattttttttttaaatctggaattttttttttgaccaattacggaatttttaaattacggaatttttaaaaaaaatctggaatttttttttaaatctggattttttttttaaattacggaattttattattgaccaattacggaatttttaaattacggaatttttaaaaaaatctggaattttttttttaaatctggatttttttttaaattacgaaattttattattgaccaattacaaaatgccatttggctttttaaaagagttaattttaacttgttagtttgaggggtatatttgagccaAAAACAAACCTTAAGAGTATTTTTAGACCTAAAAGGTGAATGgaaggatatttttagaccaaaagGTGGAAGGAGGGTATTTATGAGCCTTTTTGAATAGGTTAGGGTATTTATGAACCTTTTccgtatatatttttttaatcagtACCCAAGAAGGTAAAGCTCATTAATAACTGCAAGCTGGTATCCAAAACCAATTAGCTAACCAACCAAATGCAAAGCCGTATTATAGACTGTATTATTCACTAatcaattttttcttccttttctacCCAATAAAGCGTTCAAATCGGAACTTGGAATTGATAAGGACTACTACCATATCCCCTTTGATTTGACACATCCTAATATAGTGTCCTATTTCTGATCAACTTCTtcaatataaagaaaaaaacagagaaaaaaagTCCCCTGTTTTATTTGAAACATCCCACAGCAGTCATCAATATATTGTCAAATACCCATCTCagcttcaagaaaacaaagaaaaaaagaacccCACAAAtccaaaaaagttttttttctttgtcttgttGGCCATGGATAGATCCAACAGTGTGAGTAGaaacagaaagaaaaataatgacaccgaaagagaagaagaagtagGAGGAGAAGCTTCTGTGGAAAGGATATTTGAGTCAAAAGAAGTGCCACCATGGCAAAAACAGTTAACATTGAGGGCTTTTTGTGTGAGTTTCATATTGGGAATTCTATtcactttcattgtcatgaaaCTGAGTCTCACAACTGGTATTATACCTTCACTCAATGTATCTGCTGGACTTTTGGGGTTCTTTTTTGTCAAGATTTGGACTAGACTTCTTGAGAAATCTGGGTTTCTTAAACAACCTTTTACTCGTCAAGAAAACACCGTTATTCAGACCTGTGTTGTTGCTACTTCCGGCATTGCATTTAGCGGTAAGtattactccctttgtcccaagTTACGGATACTTTTTGCTTTTCGAgagttaatttgattaaactttaaagctaaattgtatcagattaactcaatattttaagatagtTGAAAATTAGAGAGTACGGTAAGTTGCCACTTTTATCATATaaacttggtgaaaaaatacttattaaatgttggtcaaagttcatgCAGTTAAATctgaaaaagtgaaaagtatctCATAAATTGGATCATTTTATCAAACATTTAAGCTGAATACGTAGAAGAATTAGTGTTTTCAATTGTTTTTTCATGCATTTATTCTATTACAGTTTAATTACTCGTAATACTTTGATCTGATAGATAATTGTGCTTTCCATATTTTAGATCTTGCTGAAATCCAGCTAGCAGTAGTGACAAAAAAGTAGTAGGGGTTAAAGGAGAATTAAACTAAACTCTAGAGATTAAAAGTGTACTAATTTTTTGTATATGAAGCCATGCATTAATATGGCAGTTAGTTAAAGATTTGGGATAAAGCCAAAAGCACTAGGAAGAAACTAGAAAGTTTGCATGTTGAATCATTAATTTGGGCCACCGGATATTTCTCATGGGCCCTTTTTGGGCTCAAGCCTTTGTGGGTTGTGTGTGGGGTCCACAGTGTTGACTACGATAGCAGCTGCACCATGGCACGATTGAAAAGTTGTGTGGGCCCTTTGGAAATGGTGGTCCCACCTGGTTTAGCCTCAAAGGTTTGTGTATTtctagtttcttgaatagtcataaataccactttttatttttatttttttaattatttttataatctgTGTACTGGTCAGTGTGCCAAACCAATGAGGAAATGATCTTCAGTGTTTTTGCCTTACATTTGATTATGagatttcataattttcaactCATTTTATTAATCATTACACTATATCCTTGAACGCCGGCACATATTTTATAATATACATTTGCATATTCAATATTGAGTCCAATGAATCATCTCAGTATAACTTGTTCACCAACCAAAcaacctcaaaaaaaaataaaaaaaaatatatatatatatataaagaggaAAGATCTCTAGTGAGACTAAAACATGCACCTAATTGATGCATGTCAAATTGCcctaatttttcatttagatACGTGTCTTTCTTACTCAAAATGAGATGGCAAcgtgtcattttttaatttggtGTTTTGCCAATAAAAACGTATGTAAATCATGCATTTCACTTGAGGTGTTAATAGGCACACATTTTGCATACATTAGATGTCTAATAATAGATAACAAacttagttgaggtgtctaaatgaaaattTGAGTAACTTTAGGTGGCCATCATGTATTTGGTCTTAAAAGATTAATTCCCACACAAGTGCTAATTATTATTGTTAGTCGCTTTCTTGATAGTTACatgagattatatatatatatatatatatatagttaaaaGTAGTTAAGTTTTCTTGTTGAATCAAACTAACAAAGAACAAATTTTCAGTGGAGGGAGTAATATCTAAGTAGTTGGAAAATGGCTTTCTAGATGCCTCGTATCTACTAGTCAAACCCGTTAATGCTTAGTTAAAAGGGGGTGTCATTAACTTGACTTCTTGGGTTAGGCTGACTTCACTCTTACGCAAATTTAGAAAAATTGTACTAATACTTTATTGAATTTACTTATACTACACTATTGATGTTATTTAACACGTTGTAGCGGATTGGCTGCATTATCTTTTATGTTATTGATTCCACTACGTATGTAATTTAAATTTACGAAATTATGAAAGCTATCATTCTCCACAATTGTCCACTATACAAAATCTGCAGATGAAGCCACAATATTATCACTGTTAGGGTATTCAGGCTTCATTGTTCCTTTTTCCATTGTGCAGACTATcaacatggaaaaatatttactttgCATTCAGTATTTGTATCAAGTCAATAAATTCGTGAAATATGTCATTTAAAATTCAACATTGCCACGTATATCAAGTTTTGTCTGACCTGTAAGTCAAGCTGTTGATACATTCATTATTTAAATAGAGTTCATTGGATTTGCTTTCATGAGAATTGATTTTATTGCAAAGTATTGGTAAACGGAATTGTTAAGTAGGTGATAACATATAACATATTGAATAGCTATTAGAAGAATAAATTAGGAAGCTTTGATTGGAAAGATGACTTCCTTTTCATTTTAACTCTACTGAAGTATCAAATACACAGGAACAAGTGTGACTTTTAACTCTATTTGGGTGCTAACGCCTAACTTCGCCAATTTTGAGCCTTGTTCCTCCACACAACTTTGTTATAATGGAATTTTTACCTTCATAAATCCTGCATTATCGCGCAACAGTACTAGCTCATTGAGTTAGCAACTGCCTTTTATTTTCCCTTCATCCGGGATGATTCATACCTTTATTTGAAAAGGTGTTAATAATAGAAGCATCTCAAGTTCAATAACTCTTTTACTCAACTTCTGTTTTTTACTTTGGGTGAGCAGGAGGTTTTGGAAGCTATCTGTTTGCGATGAGTGAAGTTGCTGCCAAACAGTCAACTGAAGCTAATAATGCATTTAATATTAAGAATCCTTCTTTGGGATGGATGATAGGGTTTCTTTTCGTTGTTAGCTTTCTTGGCCTTTTCTCAGTTGTTCCTCTTCGTAAGGTATTTTCTTTTCTCAAGATATGGAGTTATCAGTTTTACTTCTCTTTATAATTAAATTCTGTTCTTCTAAACTATACTTGATAATTATGTTTCAGATTATGATCGTAGACTTCAAACTGACTTATCCAAGTGGCACTGCAACTGCTCACCTGATCAATAGTTTCCATACGCCACAAGGAGCTAAGCTAGCAAAGTAAGCTAGTTACACAACTTCAGTAATTTCTTTCAGCATTACAGATAGAATGCTTACAATTTTATCGTCTCTTTCTAATTGATCACTACAGGAAACAAGTAAAAACTCTGGCAAAGTTCTTCAGCTTCAGCTTCGTATGGGGTTTCTTCCAATGGTTTTTCACTGCTGGGGATGACTGTGGATTTGCGAGCTTCCCCACGTTTGGTCTCAAAGCATATGAGAACAAGTAGGTTTTAATTCCAAACTGCCTACATGGTAGAGGTTCAGTTCCAGTCATCTCTTTCGCAATTGAAAGAGATGATATATGTTGATGTGTGGGGTTCAGTAACATCTCAATGTCTCCTTTCAACTTTTGTTTTGCCTATATTTAacattctaatttttttttccaatcaaCCAGGTTTTACTTTGACTTCTCAGCaacatatgttggtgttgggaTGATTTGTCCTTATCTAATCAACATATCTTTGCTACTTGGATCTATCCTTTCTTGGGGTATAATGTGGCCTCTGATTCAGGAAAGAAAGGGTCATTGGTTCCCTGCAGATCAGAGTCCCAGCAGCCTTCATGGCTTGCAGGGCTATAAGGTAATCTCCTCATTATTTGTTTAAAGCAGAAAGACCAAAATGAAGCACAGTTTTAACTCTTAAGATATATTTTCCATACTTCTCTTCTTTTGCAGGTCTTCATAGCAATAGCCATGATCCTTGGTGATGGTCTCTACAATTTCTGCAAGGTATTTGGACGAACATTATATGGTTTGTATTTGCAATTTCGCAGTAAAAATGAAGGAGCAGTCCTGCCAGTTGGTGCTCCTACAGAGCCTTCCATGTCTTTTGATGACCAGCGACGAACAGAGCTTTTCCTCAAGGATCAAATTCCAACATGGGTTTCCATAGTTGGTTATGTTGGCATTGCCGTCATCTCTACTATAACACTTCCACACATTTTCCCTCAACTTAAGTGGTACCATATCATCgtgatttatatttttgcacCGGTATTAGCCTTCTGTAATGCTTATGGTTGTGGTCTAACTGACTGGTCTTTGGCATCCACCTACGGAAAGCTGGCAATCTTTACGATTGGTGCATGGGCCGGGCTTTCTCATGGAGGGGTTCTTGCTGGACTAGCCGCATGTGGTGTCATGATGAACATAGTCTCCACTGCATCTGACCTAACGCAGGACTTCAAAACCGGTTACATGACTTTAGCTTCTCCAAGGTCCATGTTCATAAGCCAGATTATTGGCACAGCAATGGGTTGTGTCATCTCGCCATGTGTATTTTGGCTCTTCTATAAGGCGTTCCCTGACTTAGGTACCCAAGGTTCAGCATACCCAGCCCCTTATGCCTTGGTGTATCGTAACATGTCTATCATCGGAGTTGAAGGTTTCTCAGCTCTTCCGAAGAACTGCCTCACCCTGTGCTACGTATTCTTCATAGGAGCAATTGTAATCAATGGCATCAGAGATCTCGCAGGAAAGAACAAGGCAAAGTACATTCCTCTCCCAATGGCTATGGCTATACCCTTTTATCTTGGATCCTACTTTGCTATTGATATGTGTCTCGGTAGCTTGATATTGTTTGTTTGGACAAAGATTAACAAGGCCAAGGCTGATGCATTTGGCCCTGCCGTGGCTTCTGGTCTGATTTGTGGTGATGGGATATGGACCTTACCCAGTTCAGTTCTGGCTTTGGCAGGAGTGAATCCACCCATTTGCATGAAGTTTCTGTCTAGGAATGCTAACGCTAGGGTCGATAGTTTCTTAAGTTCTTGAACTCCCTTCTAGACTAGTAGGTGTTTATCATTCTCTCTTATTCTGTTAGTATTGTCAGTGTAAATCTGTTAGTATGGTCACATTTACACTGAAACTGTTGGTGTATATATCTAGTGCTACAATTGTTTTAAATCATGTCAGATCAATTTGAACAGGAATGCTATGCTGACTTAATGTGCCCCTAAAATATACAAGCACAGAAAGGCCGCACCCCCCACCCTCTCCCcccctccttttttttatttttttatttttttatttgcaatgACTAGCATATatacttcttaaatttcatTGTATTTTATCCATTCTCATTAAATGGTTAACTATGGATTGAAGGATAATATTACAGACCCCAACAAATCTATGTTACTTAAAGCTGAAAAATAAGcattgaagaaagaagaaaagatattaaagaaaagCCAACCTTACCTTATTTCTGTAtaaactttatttattattatttgtttttgttGGATTGATAATTATGTTGTTTCTTTACTGTTGGAAGGACAAATAGGAAAAGCGAATGCTATCCAGAAGcataaataaaagattgaaTACGTCAACACGTTTTATTCTCGAGTCCCTTCCTTCTAGATATTACTACTTAGCTTTTTCCAGATTCCCATATATTTTTTGTGAATATATATGTCTCCTTTGTCTTAATCCGACAACCCCACCTTTGTGGCTCTATTCTGGTGTTCTGTTCTGCCATATCTTTGTTACTTCCTAGTGATCTAAGCTACTTTATTGTCAACCTGCAAGTCAATAGACACCcattaaaaagaagaagaaaaaaagaaaaaagaaaaaaaaggtttgCTGCTAATCTTGAATCAGAGAGAAGGGAAGGTATACAAAGAATAAGCTGAAGATGTGTTTGGTGTTTGTATGTGATGAAGATGAGAGGGTGTTACAAAGACAAGCAGCTCCAGGGGCTTGTCCTTACTGTGGAGGGATGGTTCAAGCCTTGGATGTGGAGAGCCAGTGGAGATTCTGCTTTCTCCCTCTTTATTTCAAGACTAAACGCAGATATTACTGTACCCTTTGCACTAGGCGTCTCATCATCCAATAATTTTCCCTATCATATGACATAGGGAAAAGGCTGTGTATATGTTAATCTAAGTTTTTGTAGTTTGATTTATGAAATGATCGGCAAAAGATTGTTTTGGTGCAACTGAGCAACTGTTCTTGTTATATCAAGACTTcgttcttcttttttaatacGTTTAGTTTTCTTTTCTGAATTCTTGGTTGGTCATCTGTAGACTACATACTCTGTTCTGGTTCCAAAATCTTTACTCACGGGGTAAATTAAGGCTTAGAGTTTGTCTTTCCTCGCAAACATGCCCTTCAAAAAATCACAGGAAAATTGCTGTGGTTTGGCTGATATGGTGGAAGCCACATATGGGTATATTTGTTCAAACATATTGTCTAGAAAACTAATCCAAATAGACAGCAGTTCAGCATactcttgaatttttttaaactaatttGCTTGAGTTAAACCTTAGTAAATAGTATAAATGAAGGGCGAGGGTGGAGCTGAGGGAGGTTATGAATGATCGATTATAATTGTAACTAGCAAAGATTATAAGTAATTTTTACTCAAGTAAAAAGTGAATATTACCAAGATTCCAGTGGAAAATGACTTAAaccaataataatattaagCTGTTCTGgtgtaaaatattttcctcttaACAATATCAACTATCAAATACCATAATTAGAGCATTTTAGTTGCTAGAAGTATACCCTTCTCCATTTTCCTTTTGGAATCGTTATATTGCATTCCTATAAAAGAAAAGGTCCAAACTTGGATATGGTCTGCACCAGGAATCTAAATCATCCAATAACTGTTCCAATCTATATGAGATGAGGTTCTTTCCATCTTTGCCTTTGCACTttcagaataaaaaaaaaaaaaaaaaaaaaaaagatgatcgCCGTGTATATTGTTAATTCGTTATCTACGTATATTTGTTATAGAAGCTTTATTTTGTGAAAAGATTTTATCAGTTGGAACTTATAGTAGCATGATTTTGGTGCAATTATGCAGTTGCTCTCATTATTTTAAGactttctttcctcttttccatttatttcttagtGTTAAGTAACGTACGTACTCTCTTTTGGTTCCTAAGTAGTCACCGTTGAAGTGTCCATTTGGTGTGTGGCAAACTAAAATGTTTTTATTGGAAAGGATAGATCTTTGCACAGAAAGTAAATGAATATTATATTACATTGATGTTACTATCTGCGCTATATTATACACGTAAAATCTGGCGAAAGTATTTAGTTTCTGCAGCTGTACATTGGAAGTAACGTTGCTTAGGCCTCAATCAGTTCTCTAATTGGTTTACTCTTTATGTTATCTGATGGGATATTAGTAAATTCCGAGAGTATCGCTCTGAACTCATCTCCTGTAAGAGTCTCCCTTTCTAGCAGCAAGTCTACTAATTTATCGATTGCCTCTCTGTTATTCCTTATGTGGCTCTTGGCAATTTCATATGCTCTTTCAATTATGTGCCTTACAGATGCATCTATGTCTTCTGCTAGTTTCTCCGACATTTGATTCCTCGCTAGCATTCTCATCACCAAATCGCCACTTTGTGATGCTGGATCCATTAACGCCCATGGTCCTATCTCAGACATCCCAAACATTGTCACCATCTGCTCAGGATACAGAAACATTGAAAAGTTAATACTTGTGAGCATTCAACTATGTTCTTTTATTTGGTGCGACGAGAAAATGTGTTAAGTAAATACCTGTTTTGCTATTTGAGTTATTTGTTGCAAGTCTGCTGCTGCACCAGTAGTGATCTCTGgttcaccaaaaattatttcctctgCTGCTCTACCTCCTAAGCCTCCCACTATTCTAGCAAAAAGTTGCTTCTTAGAG from Lycium ferocissimum isolate CSIRO_LF1 chromosome 2, AGI_CSIRO_Lferr_CH_V1, whole genome shotgun sequence includes:
- the LOC132038980 gene encoding uncharacterized protein LOC132038980, producing MCLVFVCDEDERVLQRQAAPGACPYCGGMVQALDVESQWRFCFLPLYFKTKRRYYCTLCTRRLIIQ
- the LOC132038963 gene encoding probable metal-nicotianamine transporter YSL7; translated protein: MDRSNSVSRNRKKNNDTEREEEVGGEASVERIFESKEVPPWQKQLTLRAFCVSFILGILFTFIVMKLSLTTGIIPSLNVSAGLLGFFFVKIWTRLLEKSGFLKQPFTRQENTVIQTCVVATSGIAFSGGFGSYLFAMSEVAAKQSTEANNAFNIKNPSLGWMIGFLFVVSFLGLFSVVPLRKIMIVDFKLTYPSGTATAHLINSFHTPQGAKLAKKQVKTLAKFFSFSFVWGFFQWFFTAGDDCGFASFPTFGLKAYENKFYFDFSATYVGVGMICPYLINISLLLGSILSWGIMWPLIQERKGHWFPADQSPSSLHGLQGYKVFIAIAMILGDGLYNFCKVFGRTLYGLYLQFRSKNEGAVLPVGAPTEPSMSFDDQRRTELFLKDQIPTWVSIVGYVGIAVISTITLPHIFPQLKWYHIIVIYIFAPVLAFCNAYGCGLTDWSLASTYGKLAIFTIGAWAGLSHGGVLAGLAACGVMMNIVSTASDLTQDFKTGYMTLASPRSMFISQIIGTAMGCVISPCVFWLFYKAFPDLGTQGSAYPAPYALVYRNMSIIGVEGFSALPKNCLTLCYVFFIGAIVINGIRDLAGKNKAKYIPLPMAMAIPFYLGSYFAIDMCLGSLILFVWTKINKAKADAFGPAVASGLICGDGIWTLPSSVLALAGVNPPICMKFLSRNANARVDSFLSS